In Prunus dulcis chromosome 2, ALMONDv2, whole genome shotgun sequence, a single genomic region encodes these proteins:
- the LOC117619790 gene encoding uncharacterized protein LOC117619790 encodes METQDNEIENLNSTSSWSSAANWTIAGGSLVNCVSFESSFSPIDDETLKSTSESSLILHPPSPDSVPCEITINFTQKHEVQQVYVRSTARVYEIYYAPDLQSGNEYLCTVRCGIADRDEEVLHTGDNEEVRSTNSNGSLKDPSEENSRNGNGLNTSEDDWIEVKVPDTHVLDNKIKSLPLKLGSAQAFYEATAQISDASPCVSLTLRLLSLERKDCVCVDEVYVFADPVDSADSENQVSTVESSAGSSLMAMLVPTLLQFSKTSGAHRTQDRHNSDTWEKQNSLKIGSQTVGSTSAATKIQEEGKASIPDHQELKVNRATVGTAQLQIPPLVPFRESKPDSPPYSNVERAVDQLCSRMGRIEDLVLRFEENMLKPISSIEARLERVEQQLEVLTRKSQNSGLPTCSRFCAPSFSCIESESNSFYNSGNDYRRWEAFESGKNDVQLDALPTTPYDMSGSVNSPHLFPSLVVTAPEFSNGDDEEEEEEEDHESDVVVTPSENKPRPALTIDDALASALAGFISLTSTQPEKYTQTLSVKAPDFLNEEDDSVDRKSPASVENDVGADPSMCSGAINETKSIKDSVGDSEKSSSESEGNVIRSPNDEHTDKTLGVDGLHQRYEDEEEGKLVDGKSIGNAVDLAYRGMMSRTDFCEITEEIENGEVSTEISNILDLDKTDIPNSLPQDQTDDGHGNTQEDTYTESDLTTPKEATEENPDKDILKNILELSCAASVVDFGTPVLDVKFTSQDSYESPYFSLEALLAELPESKTEAPSVKETDDAAPVGEGCKLILVEDEEPVGPAPDGKFSVDMDFYSVGEPLGMWDDDTCNSHETFAASLI; translated from the exons ATGGAAACGCAAGACAACGAGATCGAAAACCTCAACAGCACCTCTTCATGGAGTTCCGCCGCAAACTGGACCATCGCCGGTGGCTCTCTCGTAAATTGCGTCTCTTTCGAGTCGTCTTTTTCTCCGATCGACGACGAGACTCTAAAGTCCACCTCTGAATCCTCTCTTATTCTGCACCCTCCATCACCCGATTCTGTCCCTTGCGAGATCACTA TTAATTTCACGCAGAAACATGAGGTCCAGCAGGTTTATGTTCGGAGTACTGCCCGAGTCTATGAGATATACTATGCACCTGATTTGCAGAGTGGCAATGAGTATCTCTGTACAGTTCGCTGTGGAATTGCTGACAGAGATGAAGAAGTGCTTCATACAGGTGATAATGAAGAAGTACGTTCTACAAATTCAAATGGGTCTCTTAAGGACCCATCTGAAGAAAACTcaagaaatggaaatggtCTGAACACCAGTGAAGATGACTGGATTGAAGTGAAAGTCCCAGATACTCATGTGCTTgataataaaatcaaatccTTGCCATTAAAGTTGGGTTCTGCACAG GCTTTTTATGAAGCTACAGCACAGATTAGTGATGCAAGTCCTTGTGTATCGCTCACACTTCGTCTACTGTCGCTTGAGAGGAAAGATTGTGTTTGCGTTGATGAGGTCTATGTGTTTGCTGACCCTGTTGATTCAGCTGATTCAGAAAATCAAGTAAGTACAGTGGAAAGCTCAGCTGGGAGTTCCCTCATGGCCATGCTTGTGCCTActcttttacaattttctaaaACAAGCGGTGCTCACCGAACACAAGACAGGCACAATTCTGATACATGGGAAAAACAGAACTCCCTAAAGATTGGGTCACAAACAGTTGGTTCTACCAGTGCTGCAACTAAGATTCAGGAGGAAGGAAAAGCCAGCATACCTGATCACCAAGAACTAAAGGTGAATAGGGCTACTGTGGGTACAGCCCAATTACAGATCCCGCCACTAGTTCCTTTTAGAGAAAGCAAACCTGATTCCCCTCCATATAGTAATGTAGAAAGAGCTGTGGACCAGCTTTGTTCTCGAATGGGTAGAATAGAGGATCTAGTTTTGAGGTTTGAAGAAAATATGCTAAAACCAATAAGCAGTATTGAGGCAAGGCTTGAAAGGGTAGAGCAGCAACTTGAAGTACTCACAAGAAAATCACAGAATTCCGGGTTGCCAACATGCTCAAGATTCTGTGCACCTTCTTTCTCATGCATTGAGTCTGAATCCAACTCTTTCTACAATAGTGGAAATGATTATCGCCGTTGGGAGGCTTTTGAATCAGGTAAGAATGACGTTCAATTGGATGCACTCCCGACCACACCTTATGACATGTCTGGTTCAGTAAATTCCCCTCATTTGTTCCCAAGTCTAGTAGTAACAGCTCCTGAATTTTCAAATGgtgatgatgaggaggaggaagaagaagaagatcatgaATCAGATGTAGTGGTAACTCCTTCAGAAAATAAACCAAGACCTGCTTTGACAATTGATGACGCTTTAGCATCTGCACTAGCTGGATTCATTTCTTTGACTTCAACCCAGCCTGAGAAATATACCCAAACCCTTTCGGTTAAAGCTCCTGATTTTTTAAATGAGGAAGATGATAGTGTTGACAGAAAATCTCCAGCAAGTGTTGAAAATGATGTAGGCGCAGATCCTTCCATGTGCTCTGGTGCAATTAATGAGACAAAGAGCATAAAAGATTCAGTTGGTGATTCAGAGAAAAGTTCTTCAGAGAGTGAGGGGAATGTGATAAGATCTCCTAATGATGAGCACACTGATAAAACACTTGGAGTTGATGGACTGCACCAGCGTTatgaggatgaagaagaaggcaaACTTGTTGATGGCAAGAGCATTGGGAATGCAGTTGATCTAGCCTATCGTGGCATGATGTCTAGAACTGATTTTTGTGAGATAACAGAAGAGattgaaaatggagaagtcAGCACGGAGATAAGCAACATCCTGGATCTTGATAAAACTGATATACCAAACTCGTTGCCTCAAGATCAGACTGATGATGGACACGGTAACACCCAGGAAGATACTTATACAGAGTCTGATTTAACTACTCCAAAGGAAGCGACAGAAGAGAATCCTGACAAAGATATTCTGAAGAATATCCTTGAACTTTCATGCGCTGCTTCCGTGGTGGATTTTGGGACTCCAGTTCTGGATGTGAAATTCACTTCTCAGGATAGTTATGAGAGCCCCTATTTTTCTCTTGAAGCTCTTTTAGCTGAGTTGCCAGAATCAAAGACCGAAGCTCCTTCCGTCAAGGAAACTGATGATGCGGCCCCGGTTGGTGAGGGTTGTAAGTTGATTTTGGTGGAGGatgaggagccagttggtccTGCCCCAGATGGTAAATTCTCTGTGGATATGGATTTCTATAGTGTAGGAGAACCTTTGGGCATGTGGGATGACGATACATGCAATAGCCATGAGACATTTGCAGCAAGTCTTATTTGA